Proteins encoded by one window of Candidatus Cloacimonadota bacterium:
- the rnhA gene encoding ribonuclease HI — protein sequence MKKIKIFTDGACSGNPGPGGWGAILKHNDHSKRISGYSPKTTNNQMELTAVIKALEKLKESCDIEIYSDSKYVIQGMSAWIFSWKKRGWKNSKKETVKNMDLWKKLDKLSNKHNVKWNWVKGHDGHPENEECDKLARSEIEKR from the coding sequence TTGAAAAAGATTAAAATTTTTACTGATGGTGCATGTTCCGGAAATCCTGGACCGGGTGGCTGGGGTGCGATACTGAAACATAACGATCACAGCAAACGTATTTCCGGTTACTCACCCAAAACCACAAACAATCAAATGGAATTGACCGCAGTTATAAAAGCTCTGGAAAAACTAAAGGAATCGTGTGATATCGAAATATATTCCGACTCGAAATACGTAATTCAAGGGATGTCTGCCTGGATCTTTTCTTGGAAAAAGAGGGGCTGGAAAAATTCTAAAAAGGAAACTGTGAAAAATATGGATTTGTGGAAAAAATTAGATAAACTTAGCAATAAGCATAACGTAAAATGGAATTGGGTAAAAGGTCATGACGGTCATCCTGAAAATGAAGAATGCGACAAGCTTGCCCGAAGTGAAATTGAAAAAAGATAA
- the ligA gene encoding NAD-dependent DNA ligase LigA, with amino-acid sequence MNEKDAEKKIEILKSKINFHSKKYYVDNQPMVSDREFDRLMRELQQLEREFPQFFTADSPTQRVGSDISNQFQTRMHVFPMQSLGNVYSFEELADFLQRIKKNLPEKKIEYVIEQKIDGLSINLLYDNGFLQYALTRGNGIEGEDITPNVKTIRDIPLKIPYKSRIEIRGEIFLSHAEFSRLNEKRVQEGKSSFANPRNAAAGSVKLKSSLDTAKRHLNAIVYALGFSAENKFKTQKQFLEFLQENHFRINKNFTLVNSFAEMQKYCNEWDEKRFDLPFDIDGMVIKINSFVQQKELGSTAKSPRWAIAYKFQAEEAVTKLNKIEFQVGRTGAITPVAKLEPVHLSGTTVSNATLHNEDEILRLRIKIGDYVKVIKSGEIIPKVTEVVFEKRDGSEKDFAMITNCPICNSKLIRPEGEAIWRCPNVNCPAQIKKGIEHFVSRNAMDIKGMGSAIINLLVEKNLIRNVSEIYTFDYHILNQYEGFKEKSINNLINAVEESKEKPFAKVLFALGIRHIGAKIARIIAENFKSIDNLMATSTEEFLEIADLGEAIAESIHAYFQNAENVKLIKNLRQSGLNFETKIGEKSALNLEGLKFVLTGKLDKYSRNDLKEIIIKNGGDVISAISKNVDYLIAGENAGSKLQKAQKIESIRIIGEKEFEKMLEKNAPVNRKKLQIQADLFEN; translated from the coding sequence ATGAATGAAAAAGATGCAGAAAAAAAAATTGAAATACTAAAGAGCAAAATAAATTTCCACTCAAAAAAATATTACGTGGATAATCAGCCCATGGTTTCCGATCGGGAATTCGATAGATTAATGCGTGAGCTTCAGCAGTTGGAACGTGAATTTCCCCAATTTTTTACTGCCGATTCTCCCACCCAGAGAGTTGGTTCGGATATCTCAAATCAATTCCAGACCCGCATGCACGTTTTTCCAATGCAAAGCCTTGGCAATGTTTATTCATTCGAGGAACTTGCCGATTTCTTACAACGCATCAAAAAAAATCTTCCCGAAAAAAAAATCGAATATGTTATTGAACAAAAGATAGATGGTCTGAGCATCAATCTGCTGTATGATAATGGTTTTTTGCAATATGCACTCACTCGCGGGAATGGAATTGAAGGTGAAGACATCACCCCAAACGTGAAAACCATCAGAGATATCCCTCTTAAAATTCCTTATAAAAGCCGTATTGAAATTCGGGGTGAAATATTTCTTTCACATGCAGAATTCAGCAGACTCAATGAAAAACGAGTGCAAGAAGGGAAAAGCAGTTTTGCAAATCCGAGAAACGCAGCAGCCGGTTCGGTCAAATTGAAATCCTCTCTCGATACTGCAAAACGCCATCTAAATGCAATCGTTTATGCGTTGGGTTTCTCTGCTGAAAATAAATTCAAAACCCAGAAACAATTTCTCGAATTTTTACAGGAAAATCACTTTCGGATAAATAAGAACTTCACCCTTGTTAACTCGTTTGCCGAAATGCAAAAATATTGCAATGAATGGGATGAAAAACGGTTTGATCTTCCTTTTGACATAGATGGAATGGTCATCAAGATTAATTCTTTTGTACAGCAAAAAGAACTTGGCTCAACTGCAAAAAGCCCCCGCTGGGCAATTGCCTATAAATTTCAGGCAGAGGAAGCCGTAACAAAACTGAATAAGATCGAATTTCAAGTGGGAAGAACCGGTGCGATTACTCCGGTAGCCAAGCTCGAACCGGTGCATCTTTCCGGCACAACCGTTTCAAACGCTACTCTTCATAATGAGGACGAGATTTTGCGGTTGCGGATAAAAATCGGCGACTATGTGAAGGTGATAAAATCAGGGGAAATAATCCCCAAAGTTACCGAAGTGGTTTTTGAAAAACGAGATGGCTCCGAAAAAGATTTCGCGATGATCACAAATTGCCCGATTTGTAATTCAAAACTAATCCGCCCTGAAGGGGAAGCAATTTGGCGTTGCCCGAATGTGAATTGTCCGGCTCAGATTAAAAAAGGCATCGAGCATTTTGTCTCCAGAAATGCAATGGATATCAAAGGAATGGGTTCGGCAATAATCAACCTGTTGGTGGAAAAAAATCTCATCCGAAATGTTTCAGAAATTTATACATTCGATTATCATATTTTGAATCAATATGAAGGTTTTAAGGAAAAGTCAATCAACAATCTGATAAATGCCGTAGAGGAAAGTAAGGAAAAACCTTTTGCAAAAGTCCTTTTTGCTCTCGGAATTCGGCATATCGGCGCTAAAATTGCCAGAATAATCGCAGAAAATTTTAAATCTATTGATAATTTAATGGCGACTTCCACCGAGGAATTTCTTGAAATAGCCGACTTGGGAGAAGCAATCGCAGAAAGTATCCATGCATATTTTCAAAACGCAGAGAATGTAAAATTAATCAAAAATCTGCGACAAAGCGGATTGAATTTTGAAACGAAAATCGGAGAAAAATCCGCCTTAAATCTTGAAGGACTCAAATTTGTGCTTACGGGAAAATTGGATAAGTATTCCAGAAACGACCTGAAAGAGATTATTATCAAAAACGGAGGTGATGTTATTTCGGCAATTAGCAAAAACGTTGATTATCTTATCGCCGGGGAAAATGCCGGTTCAAAATTGCAAAAGGCACAAAAGATCGAATCAATCCGAATTATCGGGGAAAAGGAATTTGAGAAAATGTTGGAAAAAAACGCACCTGTGAATCGAAAGAAACTCCAAATTCAGGCAGACCTTTTTGAAAATTAG
- a CDS encoding LptF/LptG family permease, translating into MKILSRYILKEHVGPFFLAIFVITFVMLLDRILDLLNLIITKHLAFITIGEVFGLSLPFMLALSIPMAVLVATIMAFGRLSSDNEITAFKASGINIYAMMRPVIISAIFLSFFMVYFNNHILPNSNYQLKNLLIKIHSRRPASELKPGIFTKLQHYNFYFHDRDENTGLLNQVLIYDRNDRKIPRTIIAKEGKINFYNGGNSLKAILYDGEIHERSTDNSDSYTAITFKKYKIAIPDLGIKLSRERIAHRGDREMSSQDMQLKIDDLDKSRQSKIVELNKYQSQLKDIESGKNSKSEKEARRLGHLIKLRNQRIKSITSDIYRYKVEIEKKYSIAFACLVFIMLGAPIGMMTRTHSIGIGFAISTLIFMIYYVSLYGGEELADKMIISPFISMWISNIIFSVIGIFLIVYSVRERKIIELGKIINIFKRKKEDREHL; encoded by the coding sequence ATGAAAATTCTTTCCCGCTATATTCTAAAAGAACACGTTGGACCATTTTTTCTGGCGATATTCGTCATCACTTTCGTTATGCTTCTCGACCGGATTCTGGACCTACTTAACCTGATCATCACAAAGCACTTAGCATTTATTACCATCGGAGAAGTCTTCGGACTTAGTCTCCCTTTTATGCTGGCACTTTCAATCCCGATGGCTGTACTTGTGGCAACGATTATGGCATTTGGCAGGCTTTCTTCCGATAACGAAATAACCGCATTTAAAGCAAGCGGAATAAACATTTACGCAATGATGAGACCGGTGATTATTTCTGCGATTTTCTTATCGTTTTTCATGGTTTATTTTAACAATCACATTTTGCCGAATAGCAATTATCAATTGAAAAATCTTCTCATTAAAATACATTCACGCAGACCTGCTTCCGAATTGAAACCCGGCATTTTCACCAAGCTTCAGCATTACAACTTTTATTTTCACGACCGTGACGAAAACACCGGTTTGCTCAATCAGGTCTTGATCTATGACAGAAATGACCGTAAAATTCCACGCACAATAATTGCAAAAGAAGGTAAAATAAATTTCTATAATGGCGGTAACTCGCTCAAGGCAATTCTGTATGATGGCGAGATTCACGAACGCTCGACCGACAATTCGGACTCCTACACAGCAATAACATTCAAAAAATATAAAATAGCAATTCCTGATCTCGGCATCAAACTCAGTCGCGAGAGAATCGCACATCGGGGAGACAGAGAAATGAGCTCTCAAGATATGCAATTAAAAATAGATGACTTGGATAAAAGTCGGCAATCAAAAATCGTTGAACTGAATAAATATCAATCGCAACTAAAGGATATTGAAAGTGGGAAAAACAGCAAATCCGAAAAAGAGGCAAGAAGGCTGGGGCATTTGATAAAACTTCGCAACCAGCGGATAAAGAGCATCACATCAGATATTTACAGATATAAAGTTGAAATCGAAAAAAAATATTCCATTGCATTTGCGTGCCTTGTTTTTATAATGCTCGGAGCACCGATCGGGATGATGACTAGGACGCACTCGATTGGTATCGGATTTGCAATTAGCACCCTTATTTTTATGATTTATTACGTGTCCCTTTACGGAGGAGAAGAACTTGCAGATAAGATGATAATCTCTCCATTTATCAGTATGTGGATCTCGAATATTATTTTTTCTGTAATAGGAATTTTTCTAATCGTCTATTCGGTTCGGGAGAGAAAAATCATCGAACTCGGGAAAATCATAAATATTTTTAAACGAAAAAAGGAGGATAGAGAGCATTTATGA